In Pseudomonas nunensis, a single window of DNA contains:
- a CDS encoding DUF748 domain-containing protein encodes MPKGLIRAIGALLTALALYSLLGFLILPGIALRIANQQLANYATTPAHIQRIELNPFSLEVTLWGLIIGEPGKEQVGFERLYANLQIDSLWTKALHLSDIELDKPKTEILFGKDGKLNLLGLFKIPASEPTPADPNAKPFPLRVERIRLAGGYVHFQDSRPSEPIEFLYDKLDFELKNLSTLPDDNADMTLVAAGPAGGQIDWTGNFSLVPIASEGKLKVTDGQMKVWWPYVRDALPLALENGVLNLSTDYKLNLAKETELLLSNVAVSVAPFAINAPDGRPLVKLERLDVSDTTIDLAKQQVVVGKIRSNKLETWAALEADGQLDWQKLFASQPSKAAVKAKAEPATTPAAADSPKPEPTPPSKPWQVLLKDVQLRNYQVHLADRKAQPAVALEVGPLNVDLQNFDSLNGSPFALKLDTGIGKQGKITADGEVNLAPVSAKLKVQTKDIDLRVAQSYITPFIRLELRSGMLGSDLAVDLKSTDPLAFSVTGRAQVDQLHTLDTLKTRDFLKWQQLTLEGLNYQHGDSLSIDKVNLFQPYVRFMINDDRTTNVDDLLVPQPPDSGAKTAAAKPAASKDKPLAIHVGGVAINDGSANFADFSLTPNFATAVQQLNGAIGTIDSRQAKPATVDIKGKVDRYAPVTIKGAVNPFDPMASLDIATSFKRVELTTLTPYSGKFAGYRIRKGRLNLDLHYLITKGQLKAENKVVVEQLQLGEKVDSPDATSLPLKLAIALLKDVDGKISIELPVTGDLNNPQFSIMPIVWQTLRNLIVKAAAAPFKMIGGLISGGGSEDLGTVSFAPGSSDLSKEAEASLVKLSSALKERPALRLEIEGTAAQNSDGPLIAEQRLEREYQYNYYKMLQRRGDKVPAQASLLQVPEGEKGALLEGIYRTRLKTQPPAEWKDLGKEERTAKMRADVIKFWSSSDVLLRQLGQERASSIKDFLVDKTQMADDRVYFVDASLGEAQSDGRVITPLHLDAE; translated from the coding sequence ATGCCCAAAGGATTGATTCGCGCTATCGGCGCCTTGCTGACTGCTCTGGCTCTCTACAGCCTGCTGGGGTTTCTGATTTTGCCGGGCATCGCCTTGCGGATCGCCAACCAGCAGTTGGCCAATTACGCCACGACGCCCGCGCACATCCAGCGCATCGAACTCAACCCCTTCAGCCTTGAAGTCACCCTGTGGGGCCTGATCATCGGTGAGCCGGGCAAGGAACAGGTCGGCTTCGAACGGCTTTACGCCAACCTGCAGATCGACAGCCTCTGGACCAAGGCGCTGCACCTGTCCGATATCGAACTGGACAAGCCCAAGACTGAAATCCTTTTCGGCAAGGACGGCAAACTCAACCTGCTCGGCCTGTTCAAAATCCCCGCCAGCGAACCGACCCCGGCCGACCCGAACGCCAAGCCGTTCCCGCTGCGCGTGGAGCGAATCAGACTGGCCGGCGGTTATGTGCACTTCCAGGATTCGCGCCCCAGCGAGCCGATCGAATTCCTTTACGACAAACTCGATTTCGAGCTGAAGAACCTCAGCACGCTGCCCGATGACAACGCCGACATGACCCTGGTCGCGGCCGGCCCCGCAGGCGGGCAGATCGACTGGACCGGCAATTTCAGCCTGGTACCGATTGCCTCCGAAGGTAAGTTGAAAGTCACCGACGGCCAGATGAAAGTCTGGTGGCCGTACGTGCGTGATGCGTTGCCTCTGGCCCTGGAAAACGGCGTGCTGAACTTGAGCACCGACTACAAGCTCAACCTGGCCAAGGAAACCGAACTGCTGCTGAGCAACGTCGCGGTCAGTGTCGCGCCCTTCGCTATCAATGCACCGGACGGCCGTCCGCTGGTGAAACTCGAACGCCTGGACGTCAGCGATACCACGATCGACCTGGCCAAGCAGCAAGTCGTCGTCGGCAAGATCCGCAGCAACAAACTCGAAACCTGGGCCGCCCTTGAAGCAGACGGGCAACTCGATTGGCAGAAACTTTTCGCCAGCCAACCGTCCAAAGCAGCCGTCAAAGCCAAAGCCGAACCGGCGACGACTCCGGCAGCAGCCGACTCACCAAAACCTGAACCTACTCCGCCAAGCAAACCCTGGCAGGTGCTGCTCAAAGACGTGCAACTGCGCAATTACCAGGTTCATCTGGCCGACCGCAAGGCGCAGCCGGCTGTGGCGTTGGAAGTGGGCCCATTGAATGTAGACCTGCAGAATTTCGACAGCCTCAATGGCTCGCCTTTCGCCCTCAAGCTCGACACGGGTATCGGCAAGCAAGGCAAAATCACTGCGGACGGCGAGGTCAATCTGGCGCCGGTCAGTGCCAAGCTGAAAGTGCAGACCAAGGACATCGACCTGCGGGTCGCCCAGTCCTATATCACCCCGTTCATTCGCCTGGAACTGCGCAGCGGCATGCTCGGCAGTGACCTGGCGGTTGACCTGAAAAGCACCGACCCGCTGGCCTTCAGCGTAACCGGCCGCGCCCAGGTCGATCAGTTGCACACCCTCGACACCCTGAAAACCCGCGACTTCCTCAAGTGGCAGCAACTGACGCTCGAAGGCCTGAACTATCAGCACGGCGACAGCCTGTCGATCGACAAGGTCAACCTGTTCCAGCCCTACGTGCGCTTCATGATCAACGATGACCGCACCACCAACGTCGATGACTTGCTGGTCCCGCAACCGCCCGATTCCGGCGCCAAGACTGCTGCAGCGAAACCGGCGGCCAGCAAGGACAAACCACTGGCCATCCATGTCGGCGGCGTTGCGATCAATGACGGTTCGGCGAACTTCGCCGACTTCAGCCTCACGCCAAACTTCGCGACGGCGGTGCAACAGCTCAACGGTGCGATCGGCACCATCGACAGCCGCCAGGCGAAACCCGCGACGGTCGACATCAAGGGCAAGGTCGACCGTTATGCGCCGGTCACCATCAAGGGCGCGGTCAACCCGTTCGACCCGATGGCCAGCCTCGACATCGCCACCAGTTTCAAACGGGTCGAACTGACGACGCTGACGCCTTACTCCGGCAAGTTCGCCGGCTACCGCATCCGCAAGGGCCGGCTCAATCTCGACCTGCATTACCTGATCACCAAGGGCCAGCTCAAGGCTGAAAACAAGGTTGTGGTCGAGCAACTGCAACTGGGCGAGAAAGTCGATAGCCCGGACGCCACCAGCCTGCCGCTGAAACTGGCGATCGCCCTGCTCAAGGACGTCGACGGCAAGATTTCCATCGAATTGCCGGTGACCGGCGACCTGAACAACCCGCAGTTCAGCATCATGCCGATTGTCTGGCAGACCTTGCGCAACCTGATCGTCAAAGCGGCTGCAGCACCGTTCAAAATGATCGGCGGGTTGATCAGCGGCGGTGGTTCGGAAGATCTCGGCACCGTGTCGTTTGCACCGGGTTCGAGTGACCTGAGCAAGGAAGCCGAGGCGTCGCTGGTCAAACTCTCCAGCGCGCTCAAGGAACGTCCGGCCCTGCGCCTGGAAATCGAAGGCACCGCCGCGCAAAACAGCGACGGGCCGTTGATTGCCGAGCAACGTCTGGAGCGTGAATACCAGTACAACTACTACAAAATGCTCCAGCGCCGTGGCGACAAGGTTCCGGCTCAGGCGTCTCTGCTGCAAGTGCCGGAGGGCGAGAAAGGTGCGCTGCTGGAAGGCATCTACCGCACCCGTCTCAAGACTCAGCCGCCCGCCGAATGGAAGGACTTGGGCAAGGAAGAACGCACCGCCAAAATGCGCGCGGACGTGATCAAGTTCTGGAGTTCCAGCGACGTGCTGTTGCGCCAACTGGGTCAGGAACGGGCCAGCAGCATCAAGGACTTCCTGGTGGACAAAACGCAGATGGCCGATGACCGCGTGTACTTTGTCGACGCCAGCCTGGGCGAAGCGCAAAGTGATGGTCGGGTGATTACACCCCTGCACCTGGACGCCGAGTGA
- a CDS encoding class I SAM-dependent rRNA methyltransferase — protein MSSLNQALRAALDHRQDLLAELHQQGTDCYRLFHGSQEGAGGLTIDRYGPQLLVQSFHQSLERDALLQLHDIINQHLGLDTLLVYNDRSRGNSRIDREDTVYQADEAALQDLIGHEWGLNYRVRGRHAGQDPLLFLDLRNTRGWVKDHSKGKSVLNLFAYTCGVGLSAAAGGAREVCNLDFAEGNLAVGRENGLLNPQLPAMQFIQSDYFPAIRQLAGLPISQRRGQKLPSYQRLEQRQYDLVLLDPPAWAKSAFGTVDLLRDYQSLLKPALLTTAENGVLICCNNLAKVSMDDWREQVLRCAEKAGRPVREWSVMTPGADFPSMDQQPPLKTLILQL, from the coding sequence ATGTCTTCCTTGAATCAGGCGCTGCGCGCCGCCCTCGATCATCGCCAGGACCTGCTTGCCGAACTGCATCAGCAGGGCACCGATTGCTATCGCCTGTTCCATGGCAGCCAGGAAGGCGCCGGCGGCCTGACCATCGACCGTTACGGCCCGCAACTGCTGGTGCAAAGCTTTCACCAGTCGCTGGAGCGCGACGCGCTGCTGCAACTGCACGACATCATCAATCAACACCTGGGCCTCGACACCCTGCTGGTCTACAACGACCGCTCCCGGGGCAATTCGCGTATCGACCGCGAAGACACCGTCTACCAAGCCGACGAAGCCGCGCTGCAAGACCTGATCGGCCACGAATGGGGCCTCAATTACCGGGTTCGCGGCCGTCACGCCGGGCAAGACCCGCTGCTGTTCCTCGACCTGCGCAACACCCGTGGCTGGGTCAAGGATCACAGCAAAGGTAAAAGTGTGTTGAACCTGTTCGCCTACACCTGCGGCGTCGGCCTGAGTGCGGCGGCCGGTGGTGCGCGCGAAGTCTGCAACCTCGACTTCGCCGAAGGCAACCTGGCCGTTGGCCGCGAAAACGGCCTGCTCAACCCGCAGTTGCCGGCCATGCAATTCATTCAGTCCGATTACTTCCCGGCGATCCGCCAACTGGCCGGCCTGCCGATCAGTCAACGTCGCGGGCAGAAACTGCCGAGCTACCAACGCCTGGAACAGCGTCAGTACGATCTGGTGCTGCTCGATCCGCCGGCCTGGGCCAAGAGCGCATTCGGCACGGTCGACCTGCTGCGCGACTATCAAAGCCTGCTCAAACCCGCGTTGCTGACCACCGCCGAGAATGGCGTGCTGATCTGCTGCAACAACCTGGCGAAGGTCAGCATGGACGACTGGCGCGAGCAGGTTTTGCGCTGTGCGGAGAAGGCCGGACGGCCAGTGCGCGAGTGGTCGGTGATGACCCCGGGCGCGGATTTCCCGTCGATGGATCAGCAGCCACCATTGAAAACCCTGATCCTGCAGCTTTGA
- a CDS encoding oxygenase MpaB family protein: MEFIRTRIETQLMSLTGLSLGNLDLENPKGDPGLFGPESVSWQVHGDFSSMLIGGISALMLQALHPLALAGVWDHSNFREDMLGRLRRTSQFISGTTFGSRKDADWLIEKVRTIHLQVVGTAPDGRPYAASDPDLLTWVHVAEVSNFLAAHLRYRNPHLSLADQDRYYAEIAVIAERLGARDVPHSRKEMAEYLERIRPQLLCDDRSREVLRLLLNAPSPSRMAKPFGGLMMQAGIDLLPDWASDMLGVNQNPLQRQLIRASVKRSAPMLRWAMRNGSVQRAKRRMGLLT, from the coding sequence ATGGAATTCATCCGCACCCGCATCGAAACCCAGCTTATGAGCCTGACTGGTCTGTCCTTGGGCAACCTCGACCTGGAGAACCCCAAGGGCGACCCCGGCCTGTTCGGGCCCGAGTCGGTGAGTTGGCAAGTGCATGGTGATTTCAGCAGCATGCTGATCGGCGGCATCAGTGCGTTGATGCTGCAAGCCTTGCATCCACTGGCGTTGGCCGGGGTCTGGGATCATTCGAATTTTCGCGAAGACATGCTCGGCCGTTTGCGCCGTACCAGCCAGTTCATCTCCGGGACGACGTTCGGTTCGCGCAAGGACGCCGACTGGCTGATCGAAAAAGTGCGCACCATCCACCTGCAAGTGGTCGGCACCGCGCCGGATGGCCGGCCGTACGCCGCCAGTGATCCTGACTTGCTGACCTGGGTGCATGTGGCCGAGGTCAGCAACTTCCTCGCGGCGCACCTGCGTTATCGCAATCCGCATTTGTCATTGGCTGATCAAGACCGCTACTACGCCGAAATCGCGGTGATCGCCGAGCGCCTGGGCGCCCGCGATGTGCCGCATAGCCGCAAGGAAATGGCCGAGTATCTGGAGCGAATCCGCCCGCAGCTGCTGTGCGACGACCGCAGTCGCGAGGTGTTGCGCCTGCTGCTGAACGCGCCCTCCCCCAGCCGCATGGCCAAACCGTTTGGCGGCTTGATGATGCAGGCCGGTATCGACCTGCTGCCGGACTGGGCGAGTGACATGCTTGGGGTCAATCAGAACCCGCTGCAACGTCAGTTGATCCGCGCCAGCGTCAAGCGCAGTGCGCCGATGCTGCGCTGGGCGATGAGGAATGGCTCGGTGCAACGGGCCAAGCGGCGGATGGGGTTGCTGACCTGA
- the acs gene encoding acetate--CoA ligase, with amino-acid sequence MFDISTFPKADAVRRAANLSQDDYQRLYRQSIEHPSTFWAEQATRFLDWSTPWQTVQRYNLKTGEAAWFAGGKLNVSYNCIDRHLEKRGDQIAIIWEGDDPAESAQITYKKLHHNVCRLANVLKSRGVKKGDRVCIYMPMIPEAAYAMLACTRIGAVHSVVFGGFSPDSVRDRILDADCRTVITADEGVRGGKFVPLKEKVDKALESCPNVSTVIVVERTQGEVNWVEGRDIWYHQALRDVGDDCPPEPMDAEDPLFILYTSGSTGKPKGVLHTTGGYLLQAAMTFKYVLDYRDEEVFWCTADVGWVTGHSYIVYGPLANGATTLIFEGVPSYPTSSRFWQVIDKHHVNIFYTAPTALRSLMREGSEPLKETSRESLRLLGSVGEPINPEAWDWYFNVVGEQRCPIVDTWWQTETGGIMLSPLVSAQRIKPGCATQPMFGVQPVLLDEVGKEIKGAGSGVLAIKSSWPAQIRSVYGDPQRMVETYFKPYPGYYFTGDGARRDEDGDYWITGRIDDVINVSGHRIGTAEVESALVLHDSIAEAAVVGYPHDVKGQGIYAFVTPMNGSEPNDELKKELLAHVSKEIGSFAKPDLIQWAPALPKTRSGKIMRRILRKIACNELDSLGDTSTLADPSVVQELVDKRLNQ; translated from the coding sequence ATGTTCGATATCAGCACGTTCCCCAAAGCCGATGCCGTACGCCGGGCAGCCAACCTGAGTCAGGACGACTACCAGCGTCTCTACCGACAATCCATCGAACACCCCAGCACCTTCTGGGCTGAACAGGCCACGCGCTTCCTTGACTGGAGCACTCCGTGGCAAACCGTCCAGCGCTATAACCTGAAAACCGGCGAAGCCGCCTGGTTTGCCGGGGGCAAGCTGAACGTCAGTTACAACTGCATCGACCGTCACCTGGAAAAACGTGGCGATCAGATCGCAATCATCTGGGAAGGCGACGACCCCGCCGAATCCGCCCAGATCACCTACAAAAAACTCCATCACAACGTCTGTCGCCTGGCCAACGTGCTGAAAAGTCGTGGCGTGAAGAAAGGTGATCGGGTGTGCATCTACATGCCGATGATCCCCGAAGCCGCCTACGCGATGCTCGCCTGCACGCGGATTGGCGCGGTGCATTCGGTGGTGTTTGGCGGTTTTTCCCCGGACTCGGTGCGCGACCGGATTCTCGACGCCGACTGCCGTACCGTGATCACGGCCGATGAAGGCGTGCGCGGAGGTAAATTCGTGCCGCTCAAGGAGAAGGTCGACAAAGCACTCGAGAGTTGCCCGAACGTCAGCACGGTGATCGTGGTCGAGCGCACCCAGGGCGAAGTGAACTGGGTCGAAGGTCGGGACATCTGGTATCACCAGGCCTTGCGCGATGTCGGCGACGATTGCCCGCCGGAACCGATGGACGCCGAAGATCCGTTGTTCATCCTCTACACCTCCGGCAGCACCGGCAAACCCAAAGGCGTGCTGCACACCACCGGCGGCTATCTGCTGCAAGCGGCGATGACCTTCAAGTACGTACTCGATTACCGCGACGAAGAAGTGTTCTGGTGCACCGCCGACGTCGGCTGGGTCACCGGCCACAGCTACATCGTTTACGGGCCGCTGGCCAATGGCGCGACCACGCTGATCTTCGAAGGCGTACCGAGTTACCCCACCAGCTCACGCTTCTGGCAAGTGATCGACAAACACCACGTCAACATCTTCTATACCGCACCGACCGCCCTGCGCTCGCTGATGCGTGAAGGCTCCGAGCCGCTGAAGGAAACGTCTCGCGAGAGCCTCAGATTACTCGGCAGTGTCGGTGAGCCGATCAACCCGGAAGCATGGGATTGGTATTTCAACGTGGTCGGCGAGCAACGCTGCCCGATTGTCGACACCTGGTGGCAGACCGAAACCGGCGGCATCATGCTCAGCCCGTTGGTCAGCGCGCAACGGATCAAACCGGGCTGCGCCACGCAACCGATGTTCGGCGTGCAACCGGTATTGCTTGATGAAGTGGGCAAGGAAATCAAAGGCGCCGGCAGCGGCGTGCTGGCGATCAAATCCAGTTGGCCGGCGCAGATCCGCAGCGTCTACGGCGACCCGCAACGCATGGTCGAAACCTACTTCAAACCCTACCCCGGCTACTACTTCACCGGCGACGGCGCCCGGCGCGATGAGGACGGCGACTACTGGATCACCGGGCGTATCGACGATGTGATCAACGTCTCCGGGCACCGCATCGGCACCGCGGAAGTGGAAAGCGCCTTGGTGTTGCACGACAGCATCGCCGAGGCCGCGGTGGTCGGTTACCCCCACGACGTCAAGGGCCAGGGCATCTACGCCTTCGTCACGCCCATGAACGGCTCCGAACCCAACGATGAACTGAAGAAAGAACTGCTGGCGCACGTCAGCAAGGAAATCGGCAGCTTCGCCAAGCCAGACCTGATTCAATGGGCGCCGGCCTTGCCGAAAACCCGCTCGGGCAAGATCATGCGGCGGATTCTGCGCAAGATCGCCTGCAATGAACTGGATAGCCTGGGCGACACTTCGACCCTGGCCGATCCGAGCGTGGTGCAGGAGTTGGTCGATAAACGCCTGAATCAATAA
- the pgi gene encoding glucose-6-phosphate isomerase — protein MAYYRTPHDVTALPAWQALKDHRQAMQDFSMREAFNADPQRFTQFTLSSCGLFLDYSKNLINAETRNLLVGLANEVDLKGAIKSLFEGEIVNSSEGRPALHTALRRPVGDKLSVNGVNVMPEVHKVLNQITDLVGRIHDGLWRGYTEKPITDVVNIGIGGSFLGPELVSEALLSYAHKGVRCHYLANIDGSEFHELTMKLRAETTLFIVSSKSFNTLETLKNAQAARAWYLAQGGSEAELYRHFIAVSSNNAAAVAFGIREENIFPMWDWVGGRYSLWSAIGLPIALAIGMSNFKELLSGAYTMDQHFQSAPFEQNMPVLLALLGVWYGNFWGAQSHAILPYDHYLRNITKHLQQLDMESNGKSVRQDGTPVSTDTGPVIWGGVGCNGQHAYHQLLHQGTQLIPADFIVPIVSFNPVSDHHQWLYANCLSQSQALMLGKTLPEAETELRDKGLSEEEVHKLAPHKVIPGNRPSNTIVVERISPRRLGALVALYEHKVFVQSVVWGINAFDQWGVELGKELGKGVYNRLVGSEETPADDASTQGLINYFRGRHRG, from the coding sequence ATGGCGTACTACCGCACTCCTCATGACGTTACCGCTCTGCCCGCCTGGCAAGCGTTGAAAGACCACCGCCAAGCCATGCAGGATTTCAGCATGCGCGAAGCGTTCAATGCCGACCCGCAGCGCTTTACTCAATTCACCCTCAGCAGCTGCGGTCTATTTCTCGATTACTCGAAAAACCTGATCAACGCCGAGACCCGCAATCTGCTGGTGGGCCTGGCCAACGAAGTCGACCTCAAAGGCGCGATCAAGTCGTTGTTCGAAGGCGAAATCGTCAACTCTTCCGAAGGCCGTCCAGCGCTGCACACCGCACTGCGCCGCCCGGTGGGCGACAAGTTGTCGGTGAACGGCGTCAACGTGATGCCCGAAGTGCACAAAGTGCTGAACCAGATCACCGACCTCGTGGGCCGTATCCACGATGGTCTGTGGCGCGGTTACACCGAGAAGCCGATCACCGACGTGGTGAACATCGGCATCGGTGGCTCGTTCCTCGGTCCCGAGCTGGTGTCCGAAGCGCTGTTGTCCTACGCCCATAAAGGCGTGCGTTGCCATTACCTGGCGAACATCGATGGCAGTGAGTTCCACGAACTGACCATGAAGCTGCGCGCCGAGACCACGCTGTTCATCGTCTCGTCGAAATCCTTCAACACCCTCGAAACCCTGAAGAACGCTCAGGCCGCACGCGCCTGGTACCTGGCCCAGGGCGGTTCGGAAGCCGAGCTGTATCGTCACTTCATCGCGGTCTCGAGCAACAACGCCGCAGCAGTGGCCTTCGGTATCCGCGAAGAGAACATCTTCCCGATGTGGGACTGGGTTGGCGGCCGTTACTCGCTGTGGTCGGCCATCGGTCTGCCGATTGCCCTGGCCATCGGCATGTCGAACTTCAAGGAACTGCTGTCCGGTGCCTACACCATGGACCAGCATTTCCAGAGCGCGCCGTTCGAACAGAACATGCCGGTGCTGCTGGCGTTGCTTGGCGTCTGGTACGGCAACTTCTGGGGCGCGCAAAGCCACGCGATCCTGCCGTACGACCACTACCTGCGTAACATCACCAAGCACTTGCAACAGCTGGACATGGAATCCAACGGCAAGAGCGTGCGTCAGGATGGCACGCCTGTGTCCACCGACACTGGCCCGGTTATCTGGGGTGGCGTTGGCTGCAACGGTCAGCACGCTTACCACCAGTTGCTGCACCAGGGCACCCAGCTGATCCCGGCCGACTTCATCGTGCCGATCGTCAGCTTCAACCCGGTGTCTGACCACCACCAGTGGCTGTACGCCAACTGCTTGTCGCAAAGCCAGGCATTGATGCTCGGCAAGACCCTTCCCGAAGCTGAAACCGAGCTGCGCGACAAAGGCCTGAGCGAAGAAGAAGTACACAAACTCGCGCCGCACAAGGTGATCCCGGGCAACCGTCCGAGCAACACCATCGTGGTCGAGCGCATCAGCCCGCGCCGCCTCGGCGCACTCGTGGCGTTGTACGAACACAAAGTCTTCGTGCAAAGCGTGGTCTGGGGCATCAACGCCTTCGACCAGTGGGGCGTGGAGCTGGGTAAAGAACTGGGCAAAGGCGTCTACAACCGCCTGGTCGGCAGCGAAGAAACCCCGGCTGACGATGCTTCAACCCAAGGCCTGATCAACTACTTCCGCGGCCGTCACCGCGGTTGA
- the panD gene encoding aspartate 1-decarboxylase, whose product MHAIMLKAKLHRAEVTHAVLDYEGSCAIDGEWLDLSGIREYEQIQIYNVDNGERFTTYAIRGEEGSRMISVNGAAAHKAKVGDRVIICAYAHYSEAELVNFKPRMLYMAPGNELSHISNAIPVQVA is encoded by the coding sequence ATGCACGCCATCATGCTCAAGGCCAAGCTGCACCGCGCCGAAGTCACCCACGCAGTACTCGATTACGAAGGTTCTTGCGCCATTGACGGCGAGTGGCTGGACTTGTCCGGCATCCGTGAATACGAACAGATCCAGATCTACAACGTCGACAACGGCGAGCGCTTCACTACCTACGCGATTCGTGGCGAAGAAGGGTCGCGCATGATTTCCGTCAACGGTGCTGCGGCGCACAAGGCCAAGGTCGGTGATCGGGTAATCATCTGCGCTTACGCTCATTACAGCGAAGCCGAGTTGGTGAACTTCAAGCCGCGCATGCTCTACATGGCGCCGGGCAATGAGCTGAGCCACATCAGTAATGCCATTCCGGTCCAGGTGGCCTGA
- the panC gene encoding pantoate--beta-alanine ligase, translating to MNTVKTVRELRAAIARARGEGKRIAFVPTMGNLHSGHIALIAKASQRADFVVASIFVNPLQFGAGEDLDKYPRTLAADQEKLLQGGCHLLFAPTVEEMYPDGMAGQTRVSVPQLSEGLCGASRPGHFEGVATVVSKLFNMVQPDLAIFGQKDFQQLAVIRALVHDLNMPIQIIGEPTVRAADGLALSSRNGFLSEEQRATAPVVYRTLSSIADAIKQGDRDYPALIEAQIKQLEAAGLRTDYLEIRHAVTLRPATAQDRDLVILMAAFLGTTRLIDNLHLNLDASA from the coding sequence ATGAACACCGTCAAAACCGTCCGCGAACTGCGGGCTGCCATCGCCCGTGCCCGCGGTGAAGGCAAACGCATTGCTTTCGTCCCGACCATGGGCAACCTGCACAGCGGTCATATCGCGCTGATTGCCAAAGCCTCCCAACGGGCGGATTTCGTGGTCGCGAGTATTTTCGTCAACCCGCTGCAATTCGGCGCCGGCGAAGACCTCGACAAGTACCCGCGCACGTTGGCGGCGGATCAGGAAAAACTGCTCCAGGGCGGCTGCCATCTGCTGTTCGCCCCGACCGTCGAAGAAATGTACCCCGACGGCATGGCCGGCCAGACCCGCGTCAGCGTTCCGCAACTGTCCGAAGGCCTGTGTGGCGCCAGCCGTCCGGGGCATTTCGAAGGTGTGGCAACGGTGGTCAGCAAACTGTTCAACATGGTCCAGCCGGACCTGGCGATCTTCGGTCAGAAAGACTTCCAGCAACTGGCAGTGATTCGCGCCCTGGTGCATGACCTGAACATGCCGATCCAGATCATCGGCGAACCGACCGTCCGCGCCGCCGATGGCCTGGCGCTGTCGTCGCGCAACGGTTTCCTCAGCGAAGAACAACGAGCGACTGCGCCCGTGGTGTATCGCACGCTGTCGTCGATAGCCGATGCGATTAAACAGGGTGATCGCGACTATCCGGCGCTGATCGAGGCGCAAATCAAACAGCTCGAAGCGGCTGGATTGCGCACCGATTACCTGGAAATCCGCCATGCCGTGACCTTGCGTCCGGCCACTGCGCAGGATCGGGATTTGGTGATTCTGATGGCGGCGTTCCTCGGGACGACGCGATTGATCGACAACCTGCACCTGAACCTCGACGCTTCCGCCTAA
- the panB gene encoding 3-methyl-2-oxobutanoate hydroxymethyltransferase has product MPAITLTTLQSLKQKGEKITMLTCYDATFAHACNEAGVEVLLVGDSLGMVLQGHDSTLPVTTAEMAYHVAAVKRGNADALILADLPFMAYATTEQAMTNSALLMQAGAHMVKVEGALWLADSIRLLAERGVPVCAHMGLTPQSVNILGGYKVQGRSENQARQMRADAIALEQAGASMLLLECVPSELAEEITQAVGIPVIGIGAGSGTDGQVLVLHDMLGLSITGRVPKFVKNFMAGQVSIQAALGAYVSEVKAATFPGIEHGFSA; this is encoded by the coding sequence ATGCCAGCCATCACCCTGACCACGCTCCAGAGCCTCAAGCAGAAAGGTGAAAAAATCACCATGCTGACCTGCTATGACGCGACCTTCGCCCACGCCTGCAATGAGGCCGGTGTCGAAGTGCTGCTGGTGGGCGACTCCCTCGGCATGGTTTTGCAAGGTCACGACAGCACCCTGCCCGTCACCACCGCTGAGATGGCCTACCACGTGGCCGCCGTCAAACGCGGCAATGCCGACGCCTTGATCCTCGCCGACCTGCCGTTCATGGCCTACGCCACCACCGAACAAGCCATGACCAACAGTGCCCTGCTGATGCAGGCCGGTGCGCACATGGTCAAGGTCGAAGGCGCCTTGTGGCTGGCGGACTCGATCCGCCTGCTGGCCGAACGCGGTGTGCCGGTGTGCGCGCACATGGGCCTGACCCCGCAATCGGTAAACATTCTGGGCGGCTACAAAGTCCAGGGCCGCAGCGAGAACCAGGCGCGGCAGATGCGTGCTGACGCCATCGCCCTGGAACAGGCCGGTGCGTCGATGTTGCTGCTCGAATGCGTACCGAGCGAATTGGCTGAAGAAATCACCCAAGCCGTGGGTATTCCGGTGATCGGCATCGGCGCCGGCAGCGGCACCGACGGCCAGGTATTGGTGCTGCACGACATGCTCGGCCTGTCGATCACGGGTCGCGTGCCGAAGTTCGTGAAGAACTTCATGGCCGGACAAGTCAGCATCCAGGCTGCACTCGGCGCTTACGTCTCTGAAGTCAAAGCGGCGACTTTCCCAGGTATCGAACACGGATTCTCTGCATGA